From Micromonospora sp. NBC_01699, a single genomic window includes:
- a CDS encoding leucyl aminopeptidase: MTSPSTTLSLVDTDPAELAVDALVIGVHSQTGSADTGGEGPGGYAGTLLLATGAESIAAAFDGRLTETLALLGATGAQGEVIKLATLGTVTAPLVVAVGLGAEPTGAAPAPETLRRAAGSAIRALAGADRVALSLPVPDDEDAPAALRAVAEGALIGGYRFAGYKTRPQPTRRTPVVEISVHVPDAADAAARAEIARATVVASAVARTRDWVNTAPNELRPPSFADSVVAAAEAAGLTVEVLDEKALAAGGYGGIVAVGQGSDAPPRLVKLSYQPPAGNGKRIALVGKGITFDTGGVSIKPAQGMWEMKSDMAGAAAVAATMLAIAELKPAVSVQAYLPMAENMPSATAYRPGDVVTMFNGKRVEVLNTDAEGRMILGDAIARACADGCDYLLETSTLTGGQVVALGKRVAGVMGTPELCDRVRTAGNAVGEPAWPMPMPEDVRTGMDSDVADISQVNAGMDRAGHMLQGGVFLREFVTDGVDWAHIDIAGPSYHSGEPTGYWTKGGTAVPVRTLLHLVEEIAADN, from the coding sequence GTGACATCGCCCAGCACCACCCTCAGCCTGGTCGACACCGACCCCGCGGAGCTTGCCGTCGACGCTCTCGTGATCGGCGTGCACAGCCAGACCGGGTCCGCGGACACCGGAGGTGAGGGGCCCGGCGGGTACGCCGGCACGCTGCTGCTGGCGACCGGGGCGGAGAGCATCGCCGCCGCCTTCGACGGACGGCTGACCGAGACCCTGGCCCTGCTCGGCGCGACCGGCGCCCAGGGCGAGGTGATCAAGCTCGCCACCCTCGGTACGGTCACCGCCCCGCTGGTCGTGGCCGTCGGCCTGGGTGCCGAACCGACCGGTGCCGCCCCGGCACCGGAGACGCTGCGTCGGGCCGCCGGGTCCGCGATCCGGGCCCTGGCCGGCGCCGACCGGGTGGCGCTCAGCCTGCCGGTGCCGGACGACGAGGACGCCCCGGCCGCATTGCGCGCGGTGGCCGAGGGTGCGCTGATCGGCGGCTACCGGTTCGCCGGCTACAAGACCCGCCCGCAGCCGACCCGCCGTACGCCGGTGGTGGAGATCTCGGTGCACGTGCCGGACGCCGCCGACGCGGCCGCCCGCGCCGAGATCGCCCGCGCGACCGTGGTCGCCTCGGCGGTCGCCCGGACCCGCGACTGGGTCAACACCGCCCCGAACGAGTTGCGCCCGCCGTCGTTCGCCGACTCGGTGGTGGCCGCCGCCGAGGCGGCCGGACTGACCGTCGAGGTGCTGGACGAGAAGGCGCTGGCGGCCGGCGGCTACGGCGGCATCGTCGCGGTCGGGCAGGGCTCGGACGCGCCGCCCCGGCTGGTGAAGCTGAGCTACCAGCCGCCGGCCGGGAACGGGAAGCGGATCGCGCTGGTCGGCAAGGGCATCACCTTCGACACCGGCGGCGTCTCGATCAAGCCGGCGCAGGGCATGTGGGAGATGAAGTCCGACATGGCCGGCGCGGCGGCGGTCGCCGCGACCATGCTCGCCATCGCTGAGCTGAAGCCGGCCGTGTCGGTGCAGGCGTACCTGCCGATGGCGGAGAACATGCCGTCGGCGACCGCCTACCGCCCCGGTGACGTGGTCACCATGTTCAACGGCAAGCGGGTCGAGGTGCTCAACACCGACGCCGAGGGCCGGATGATCCTGGGCGACGCGATCGCCCGAGCCTGCGCGGACGGCTGCGACTACCTGCTGGAGACCTCCACCCTGACCGGCGGCCAGGTGGTCGCGCTGGGCAAGCGGGTCGCCGGGGTGATGGGTACGCCGGAGCTCTGCGACCGGGTACGCACCGCCGGTAACGCGGTCGGCGAGCCGGCCTGGCCGATGCCGATGCCGGAGGACGTACGCACCGGCATGGATTCCGACGTCGCCGACATCTCCCAGGTCAACGCGGGCATGGACCGGGCGGGGCACATGCTCCAGGGTGGTGTCTTCCTGCGCGAGTTCGTCACCGACGGGGTCGACTGGGCGCACATCGACATCGCCGGGCCGAGTTACCACTCGGGCGAGCCGACCGGTTACTGGACCAAGGGCGGGACGGCGGTGCCGGTCCGGACCCTGCTGCACCTGGTCGAGGAGATCGCCGCCGACAACTGA
- a CDS encoding DUF2314 domain-containing protein has product MIITDDFLPLPVPESLTATYLVPVSTPPELTPAQAMAALGDRVTELVHDLTRQMLDSPLMTVDLRPVSEFPQLPPDLLTAFGASDEQLTRLADANSLVVVQASYRPGWPPAHEWAARAVGAAMADAVGGDLVDVFGLQFLDPATALRSLPDAEGRVRLVDWVLVPYSTAEGGLWFTTKGLRRFGLLELQAQEVPGHLTRGWGAVMTGVARRLLRTWTDGLSGVEVPAFVQLPVVTTVTDHDIAVAYGYPRQSDAAGPAALRLELDPATDPEADSFLTLLPPIGHPGTASRYFAGVCTTLFGAPRSDLRYDRSDDAMARAVATARAGLSGVRERYVGGLLAGDLQLLIKYGLVTAEGPEYVWAGVDSWHRPEQIYGTSACDAVADPAVRIGAPVVIAIADVVDWALLDRGTVVEGGWTQAVLDSGRRS; this is encoded by the coding sequence ATGATCATCACGGACGATTTCCTGCCCTTGCCGGTGCCGGAGTCGCTCACCGCGACCTACCTGGTGCCGGTCTCGACCCCGCCCGAGCTGACCCCGGCGCAGGCCATGGCGGCGCTCGGCGACCGGGTCACCGAACTGGTCCACGACCTCACCCGGCAGATGCTGGACAGCCCGCTGATGACGGTCGACCTGCGGCCGGTGTCGGAGTTCCCGCAGCTGCCGCCGGACCTGCTCACCGCGTTCGGCGCCTCCGACGAACAACTCACCCGGCTGGCCGACGCGAACAGCCTGGTGGTGGTCCAGGCGAGCTACCGGCCGGGCTGGCCGCCGGCACACGAGTGGGCAGCGCGGGCGGTCGGCGCGGCGATGGCCGACGCGGTCGGCGGCGACCTGGTCGACGTGTTCGGGTTGCAGTTCCTCGACCCGGCCACCGCCCTGCGGTCACTGCCGGACGCCGAGGGGCGGGTCCGGCTGGTCGACTGGGTGCTGGTGCCGTACTCGACCGCCGAGGGCGGGCTCTGGTTCACCACCAAGGGGCTGCGCCGGTTCGGCCTGCTCGAACTCCAGGCCCAGGAGGTGCCGGGACACCTGACCCGGGGCTGGGGCGCGGTGATGACCGGGGTGGCCCGCCGACTGCTGCGTACCTGGACCGACGGGCTGTCCGGGGTCGAGGTGCCGGCGTTCGTGCAACTGCCGGTGGTCACCACGGTCACCGACCACGACATCGCGGTCGCGTACGGCTATCCGCGTCAGTCCGACGCCGCCGGCCCGGCCGCCCTGCGGCTGGAACTCGACCCGGCCACCGACCCCGAGGCCGACTCGTTCCTGACCCTGCTGCCGCCGATCGGCCACCCGGGCACCGCCAGCCGCTACTTCGCCGGGGTCTGCACCACCCTGTTCGGCGCCCCGCGCTCCGACCTGCGCTACGACCGCAGCGACGACGCGATGGCGCGGGCCGTCGCCACCGCCCGCGCCGGCCTGTCCGGCGTCCGGGAGCGGTACGTCGGCGGCCTGCTGGCCGGGGACCTGCAACTGCTGATCAAGTACGGCCTGGTCACCGCCGAGGGCCCCGAGTACGTCTGGGCCGGCGTGGACTCCTGGCACCGGCCGGAGCAGATTTACGGCACCAGTGCCTGTGACGCGGTCGCCGACCCGGCGGTACGGATCGGCGCCCCGGTCGTGATAGCGATCGCCGACGTAGTCGACTGGGCGCTACTGGACCGGGGCACGGTGGTCGAGGGCGGCTGGACGCAGGCCGTACTCGACTCCGGCCGACGCAGCTGA
- the gcvT gene encoding glycine cleavage system aminomethyltransferase GcvT, producing MTDPTTPAADALLRSPLHERHAALGAKFAAFGGWSMPLEYAGGGVLREHTAVRAAVGVFDVSHLGKARVTGPGAADFVNSCLSNDLGRIGPGRAQYTLCCDEATGGVVDDIIAYLHGDEHVFLIPNAANTAEVVRRLRAAAPAGVTVTDEHRAYAVLAVQGPRSADLLTALGLPTAHDYMSFSTAPLAVGDGEPVELVVCRTGYTGEQGYELVVPAAGATAVWDALFAAGEPYGLRACGLAARDTLRTEMGYPLHGQDLSLEITPVQARSGWAVGWNKPAFWGREALLAEKAAGPSRLLWGLAAQDRGIPRPGMRVLDGDTGVGTVTSGTFSPTNKTGIGLALLDTAAGLTEGATVQVDVRGRRSVMRVVRPPFVQPSVR from the coding sequence ATGACCGACCCGACCACGCCCGCCGCCGACGCGCTGCTCCGCTCGCCCCTGCACGAGCGGCACGCCGCGCTGGGCGCCAAGTTCGCCGCCTTCGGCGGCTGGTCCATGCCGCTGGAGTATGCCGGCGGCGGGGTGCTCAGGGAACACACCGCGGTCCGTGCGGCGGTCGGCGTGTTCGACGTCTCCCACCTGGGCAAAGCTCGGGTGACCGGCCCCGGCGCGGCCGACTTCGTCAACTCCTGCCTGAGCAACGACCTGGGCCGGATCGGCCCCGGCCGGGCCCAGTACACGCTCTGCTGCGACGAGGCCACCGGTGGCGTGGTCGACGACATCATCGCCTACCTGCACGGCGACGAGCACGTCTTCCTCATCCCGAACGCGGCCAACACCGCCGAGGTGGTGCGCCGGCTGCGGGCCGCCGCGCCGGCCGGCGTCACCGTCACCGACGAACACCGGGCGTACGCGGTCCTGGCGGTGCAGGGGCCGCGCTCGGCCGACCTGCTCACCGCACTCGGCCTGCCGACCGCGCACGACTACATGAGCTTCTCCACCGCCCCGCTCGCCGTTGGCGATGGTGAGCCGGTCGAACTGGTGGTCTGCCGGACCGGTTACACCGGCGAGCAGGGGTACGAGCTGGTCGTACCGGCCGCCGGGGCGACCGCGGTCTGGGACGCGCTCTTCGCCGCCGGTGAACCGTACGGGCTGCGGGCCTGCGGCCTGGCCGCACGGGACACGCTGCGTACGGAGATGGGCTACCCGCTGCACGGGCAGGACCTCTCCTTGGAGATCACTCCGGTGCAGGCCCGGTCCGGCTGGGCGGTCGGTTGGAACAAGCCGGCGTTCTGGGGGCGGGAGGCACTGCTCGCCGAGAAGGCGGCCGGCCCGAGCCGGCTGCTCTGGGGACTGGCCGCGCAGGACCGGGGCATCCCGCGCCCGGGGATGCGGGTCCTCGACGGCGACACCGGCGTCGGCACGGTCACCAGCGGTACCTTCTCGCCGACCAACAAGACCGGCATCGGGCTCGCCCTGCTGGACACCGCCGCCGGGCTGACCGAGGGCGCGACCGTGCAGGTCGACGTACGCGGTCGCCGCTCGGTGATGAGGGTGGTCCGCCCCCCGTTCGTGCAACCGTCGGTCCGCTGA
- the sucB gene encoding 2-oxoglutarate dehydrogenase, E2 component, dihydrolipoamide succinyltransferase, whose protein sequence is MPVSVTMPRLGESVTEGTVTRWLKQEGDRVEVDEPLLEVSTDKVDTEIPSPAAGVLTRIVVSEDETAEVGSELAVISGEGESAGDSGPTTQAAPPAQQAPAEEEEPAAQQQAAAPAPEPAAAEPAPAPTAPATGGGTVLKMPALGESVTEGTVTRWLKAVGDTVEADEPLLEVSTDKVDTEIPSPAAGTLLEIKVAEDETAPVGADLAVIGTAGAAPAATPEPEPTPEPAKAEPAPAAEPEPVSGASYAAPAAETEQSTKPVQTERAAQPAPAQQAPAATPPTNGEDVASYVTPLVRRLATDQGVDLSTITGTGVGGRIRKQDVLEAAEKARAAAARPAPAAAAPAAAKPAPAKAEPSPLRGRTEKLTRTRITIARRMFESLQSSAQLTTVVEVDVTKIARLRQQAKNDFVAKHGVKLSFLPFFALAAVEALKTYPVVNASIDLDAGTITYPASENLGIAVDTEKGLLVPVIKDAGDLNLAGLARRIADVAERTRGNKIGPDELSGGTFTVTNTGSRGALFDTPIVPAPQAAILGTGAVVKRAVVLNDPELGEVIAPRSMVYLALSYDHRLVDGADAARFLSAVKERLEAGNFEAELA, encoded by the coding sequence ATGCCGGTATCGGTCACCATGCCCCGGCTCGGCGAGAGCGTCACCGAGGGCACCGTCACGCGCTGGCTGAAGCAGGAGGGCGACCGGGTCGAGGTCGACGAGCCGCTGCTCGAAGTGTCGACCGACAAGGTCGACACCGAGATCCCCTCCCCGGCGGCCGGCGTGTTGACCCGGATCGTGGTGAGCGAGGACGAGACCGCCGAGGTCGGTAGCGAACTCGCCGTCATCTCCGGTGAGGGCGAGTCGGCCGGCGACAGCGGCCCGACCACCCAGGCCGCCCCGCCCGCGCAGCAGGCACCCGCCGAGGAGGAGGAGCCGGCCGCGCAGCAGCAGGCGGCCGCTCCGGCACCGGAACCGGCCGCGGCGGAGCCCGCACCGGCACCGACCGCCCCGGCTACCGGCGGCGGCACCGTACTCAAGATGCCCGCCCTCGGCGAGAGCGTCACCGAGGGCACCGTCACCCGCTGGCTGAAGGCGGTCGGCGACACCGTCGAGGCCGACGAGCCGCTGCTTGAGGTCTCCACCGACAAGGTCGACACCGAGATCCCCTCCCCCGCGGCGGGCACGCTGCTGGAGATCAAGGTCGCCGAGGACGAGACCGCCCCGGTCGGCGCCGACCTCGCCGTGATCGGTACGGCCGGTGCGGCACCCGCAGCGACCCCGGAGCCCGAGCCGACCCCGGAGCCCGCCAAGGCCGAACCGGCCCCGGCGGCCGAGCCCGAGCCGGTCTCCGGTGCGTCGTACGCCGCGCCGGCGGCCGAGACCGAGCAGTCCACCAAGCCGGTGCAGACCGAGCGGGCGGCCCAGCCGGCCCCGGCGCAGCAGGCCCCGGCGGCGACCCCGCCGACCAACGGCGAGGACGTGGCGAGCTACGTCACCCCGCTGGTCCGTCGCCTCGCCACCGACCAGGGCGTCGACCTGTCGACGATCACCGGCACCGGTGTCGGCGGCAGGATCCGCAAGCAGGACGTGCTGGAGGCGGCGGAGAAGGCCCGTGCCGCAGCGGCCCGTCCGGCACCGGCCGCTGCCGCTCCGGCAGCCGCGAAGCCGGCCCCGGCGAAGGCCGAGCCGAGCCCGCTGCGCGGCCGGACCGAGAAGCTCACCCGGACCCGGATCACCATCGCCCGGCGGATGTTCGAGTCGCTGCAAAGTTCGGCGCAGCTCACCACCGTGGTCGAGGTGGACGTCACCAAGATCGCCCGGTTGCGCCAGCAGGCCAAGAACGACTTCGTGGCCAAGCACGGCGTCAAGCTCTCCTTCCTGCCCTTCTTCGCGCTCGCCGCGGTGGAGGCGCTGAAGACGTACCCGGTGGTGAACGCGTCGATCGACCTGGACGCGGGCACCATCACGTACCCGGCGAGCGAGAACCTGGGCATCGCGGTCGACACCGAAAAGGGCCTGCTCGTACCGGTGATCAAGGACGCCGGTGACCTCAACCTCGCCGGCCTGGCCCGGCGGATCGCGGACGTCGCCGAGCGGACCCGGGGCAACAAGATCGGCCCGGACGAACTCTCGGGCGGCACCTTCACGGTGACCAACACCGGCAGCCGGGGGGCCCTGTTCGACACCCCGATCGTGCCGGCACCGCAGGCGGCCATCCTGGGCACCGGTGCGGTGGTCAAGCGGGCGGTCGTGCTGAACGACCCGGAGCTGGGCGAGGTGATCGCGCCCCGGTCGATGGTCTACCTGGCGCTCTCCTACGACCACCGACTGGTCGACGGCGCCGACGCCGCCCGCTTCCTCAGCGCGGTGAAGGAGCGGCTGGAGGCCGGCAACTTCGAGGCCGAACTGGCCTGA
- the lpdA gene encoding dihydrolipoyl dehydrogenase, which translates to MSEPNGETFDVVILGGGSGGYAAALRAAQLDLSVALIEKGKLGGTCLHNGCIPTKALLHAAEIADQTRESEQFGIKAELIGIDMSGVNSYKDGVISRLYKGLQGLIKSAKITVVEGHGKLVGPDTVEVDGRRYTGRNIILASGSYARSLPGLEIDGERVITSDHALVLDRVPASAIVLGGGVIGVEFASVWRSFGVDVTIIEALPRLVAAEDEESSKALERAFRKRGINFKTGKRFEKVERTETGVKATIEGGETFEAELLLVAVGRGPTTANLGYEEQGVKVDRGFVLTDERLRTGVANIFAVGDIVPGLQLAHRGFQQGIFVAEEIAGLNPAVIDENGIPRVTYSDPELASVGLTEAKAKEKYGADKVSTYNYNLGGNGKSQILKTAGFVKLVRVSDGPVVGIHMVGARVGELVGEAQLIFNWEAYPAEVAQLVHAHPTQTEALGEAFLALAGKPLHAHA; encoded by the coding sequence GTGAGCGAGCCGAACGGCGAAACCTTCGATGTCGTCATTCTCGGCGGTGGCAGCGGGGGGTACGCGGCGGCGCTGCGCGCCGCGCAGCTGGACCTGTCGGTCGCGCTGATCGAAAAGGGCAAGCTCGGTGGGACCTGCCTGCACAACGGCTGCATCCCGACGAAGGCGCTGCTGCACGCTGCGGAGATCGCCGACCAGACCCGTGAGTCCGAGCAGTTCGGCATCAAGGCCGAGCTGATCGGGATCGACATGTCCGGGGTGAACTCCTACAAGGACGGGGTCATCTCCCGCCTCTACAAGGGCCTCCAGGGCCTGATCAAGAGCGCGAAGATCACCGTCGTGGAGGGGCACGGCAAGCTGGTCGGCCCGGACACCGTCGAGGTCGACGGCCGCCGCTACACCGGCCGCAACATCATCCTGGCCAGCGGCTCGTACGCCCGCAGCCTGCCCGGCCTGGAGATCGACGGCGAGCGGGTGATCACCAGCGACCACGCCCTCGTGCTCGACCGGGTCCCCGCCTCGGCGATCGTGCTGGGCGGCGGCGTGATCGGCGTCGAGTTCGCCAGCGTGTGGCGCTCGTTCGGGGTGGACGTGACGATCATCGAGGCGCTGCCCCGACTGGTCGCCGCCGAGGACGAGGAGTCCTCGAAGGCCCTGGAGCGCGCCTTCCGCAAGCGTGGCATCAACTTCAAGACCGGCAAGCGGTTCGAGAAGGTCGAGCGGACCGAGACCGGGGTCAAGGCGACCATCGAGGGCGGCGAGACCTTCGAGGCCGAGCTGCTGCTGGTCGCCGTCGGCCGGGGCCCGACCACCGCCAACCTCGGTTACGAGGAGCAGGGCGTCAAGGTCGACCGGGGCTTCGTACTGACCGACGAGCGGCTGCGTACGGGCGTGGCGAACATCTTCGCCGTGGGTGACATCGTGCCCGGTCTGCAACTCGCCCACCGGGGTTTCCAGCAGGGCATCTTCGTCGCGGAGGAGATCGCCGGGCTGAACCCCGCCGTGATCGACGAGAACGGCATCCCGAGGGTCACCTACTCCGACCCCGAGCTTGCCTCCGTCGGGCTCACCGAGGCGAAGGCCAAGGAGAAGTACGGCGCCGACAAGGTGTCGACGTACAACTACAACCTCGGCGGCAACGGCAAGAGCCAGATCCTCAAGACGGCCGGCTTCGTCAAGCTGGTCCGGGTCTCCGACGGTCCGGTGGTCGGCATCCACATGGTCGGCGCCCGGGTCGGCGAACTGGTCGGCGAGGCTCAGTTGATCTTCAACTGGGAGGCCTACCCGGCCGAGGTGGCGCAGCTCGTACACGCCCACCCGACCCAGACCGAGGCCCTCGGCGAGGCGTTCCTCGCCCTGGCCGGCAAGCCGTTGCACGCGCACGCCTGA
- a CDS encoding site-2 protease family protein — protein sequence MGFEHSGRDRLVLGVPREAFRPSPIFLALVALFVTSGVLSWNKFGNVRFDVFLFVVSGWLVSLCLHEYAHAIVAFRAGDRGVAHRGYLTLNPLKYSHPLLSIVFPVVIVLLGGIGLPGGAVWVDHHQIPGRLRHTLVSLAGPATNVLFALVLVLPFAFTLDIGAHPEFWAGVALLGFLQLTASVLNLLPVPGLDGGNMLYPWLSPQWRRGYDLMAPYGFLLLFALLWNPRISNWFFSAVFTVGDWLGLPSPLYAAGYDLIRFWQDWL from the coding sequence ATGGGCTTCGAACACTCGGGCCGCGACCGGCTGGTGCTCGGGGTGCCACGGGAAGCGTTCCGGCCGAGCCCCATCTTCCTGGCCCTGGTCGCGCTCTTCGTGACCAGCGGCGTACTGAGCTGGAACAAGTTCGGCAACGTACGGTTCGACGTCTTCCTGTTTGTCGTCAGCGGCTGGCTGGTCTCGCTCTGCCTGCACGAGTACGCCCACGCGATCGTGGCGTTCCGGGCCGGGGACCGGGGAGTGGCCCACCGGGGCTACCTCACCCTCAACCCGCTGAAGTACAGCCACCCGCTGCTGTCGATCGTCTTCCCGGTCGTGATCGTGCTGCTCGGTGGCATCGGCCTACCCGGCGGCGCGGTCTGGGTCGACCACCACCAGATCCCCGGTCGGCTGCGCCACACCCTGGTCAGCCTCGCCGGGCCGGCGACCAATGTGCTCTTCGCCCTGGTGTTGGTGCTGCCGTTCGCGTTCACCCTGGACATCGGCGCGCACCCGGAGTTCTGGGCCGGCGTCGCGCTGCTCGGTTTCCTCCAGCTCACCGCGAGCGTGCTCAACCTGCTGCCGGTGCCGGGCCTGGACGGCGGCAACATGCTCTATCCGTGGCTGTCACCGCAGTGGCGGCGCGGCTACGACCTGATGGCCCCGTACGGCTTCCTGCTGCTGTTCGCGCTGCTCTGGAACCCGCGGATCAGCAACTGGTTCTTCTCCGCCGTGTTCACCGTCGGCGACTGGCTCGGCCTGCCCAGCCCGCTCTACGCCGCCGGCTACGACCTGATCCGATTCTGGCAGGACTGGCTGTGA
- a CDS encoding adenosylcobinamide-GDP ribazoletransferase, with protein MVSEHRIPAGARLALTTFTTLPLRTGRVDRESAAVAMALAPATGVLLGAVLAAILLGATGAGAPVLVAGAVTVAAGALFTRGLHLDGLADTVDALGSYRSGPAALEIMKKPDVGPFGVAALVLVLLIQVGALAALPDRDWPALLTAVVTASAAGRLAVSWACRRGVPAARPDGLGALVAGTVGWVPLVVATAAVAGVAVAAVPGRPWQGPVVVGLALVAGLVLLRHTVRRFGGITGDVLGAQVEVVTTLVYLGLVLTG; from the coding sequence GTGGTGTCTGAGCACCGGATTCCGGCCGGCGCCCGGCTGGCGCTGACCACGTTCACCACCCTGCCGCTGCGTACGGGCAGGGTGGACCGGGAGTCGGCGGCGGTCGCGATGGCGCTCGCCCCCGCCACCGGTGTGCTGCTCGGTGCGGTGCTCGCCGCGATCCTGCTCGGCGCGACCGGTGCCGGTGCCCCGGTCCTGGTCGCGGGTGCGGTGACCGTCGCCGCCGGTGCGCTGTTCACCCGGGGACTGCACCTGGACGGGCTCGCCGACACGGTCGACGCGCTCGGCTCGTACCGGTCGGGGCCGGCGGCGCTGGAGATCATGAAGAAGCCCGACGTGGGGCCGTTCGGGGTGGCGGCGCTCGTACTCGTACTCCTGATCCAGGTCGGCGCGCTCGCGGCGCTGCCGGACCGCGACTGGCCGGCGCTGCTGACGGCCGTGGTCACCGCGAGCGCGGCCGGGCGGCTGGCGGTGAGCTGGGCCTGCCGGCGCGGTGTGCCGGCGGCCCGGCCGGACGGGCTGGGCGCGCTGGTCGCCGGGACCGTCGGGTGGGTGCCGCTGGTGGTGGCCACGGCCGCCGTCGCGGGCGTGGCGGTGGCGGCCGTGCCGGGCCGCCCGTGGCAGGGACCGGTCGTGGTCGGCCTCGCCCTGGTCGCCGGGCTGGTGCTGCTGCGACACACGGTACGGCGGTTCGGCGGGATCACCGGGGACGTGCTCGGTGCCCAGGTCGAGGTGGTCACCACGCTCGTCTACCTCGGTCTGGTGCTGACCGGCTGA
- a CDS encoding TIGR01777 family oxidoreductase has protein sequence MRILAAGASGFLGSRLIERLRAGGHEVVQLVRHPARNPGQVHWHPAAGQLDPTAVAGTDAVVNLAGAGVGDQRWTERYRELLRTSRVDTTRTLAETIAALPSADRPAVLLNASAIGWYGDTGDRPVSEDAPAGDGFLANMCRVWEAATGPAENAGVRVVRLRTGYALHREAGFLKPQLLPFRLGIGGPLAGGRQWMPWISLADWLAAVEFLLGREDIAGPVNVVGPAPVTNTEFTRELGAALHRPAVMPVPGFALKILLGGLATEALSSARVLPGVLPRAGFTYRHPDLASALRAALHDD, from the coding sequence ATGCGGATCCTTGCCGCCGGCGCGTCCGGCTTCCTCGGCAGTCGGCTGATCGAACGACTCCGGGCCGGCGGCCACGAGGTGGTCCAACTCGTACGCCATCCGGCCCGCAACCCCGGCCAGGTCCACTGGCATCCGGCCGCCGGACAGCTCGACCCGACGGCGGTCGCCGGCACCGACGCGGTGGTGAACCTGGCCGGCGCCGGAGTCGGCGACCAGCGCTGGACCGAGCGCTACCGCGAACTGCTGCGGACCAGCCGGGTAGACACCACCCGCACGCTGGCCGAGACGATCGCCGCCCTACCCTCGGCCGACCGGCCGGCGGTGCTGCTGAACGCCTCCGCCATCGGCTGGTACGGCGACACCGGCGACCGGCCGGTCTCCGAGGACGCGCCGGCCGGTGACGGCTTCCTCGCCAACATGTGCCGGGTCTGGGAGGCGGCGACCGGTCCGGCGGAGAACGCCGGCGTACGCGTGGTCCGGCTGCGTACCGGCTATGCGCTGCACCGGGAGGCCGGTTTCCTCAAGCCGCAACTGCTGCCGTTCCGGCTCGGCATCGGCGGCCCGCTGGCCGGTGGCCGGCAGTGGATGCCGTGGATCTCACTGGCCGACTGGCTGGCCGCGGTGGAGTTCCTGTTGGGCCGCGAGGACATTGCCGGACCGGTCAACGTGGTGGGTCCGGCCCCGGTCACCAACACCGAGTTCACCCGCGAGCTCGGCGCCGCGCTGCACCGCCCGGCGGTCATGCCGGTTCCCGGCTTCGCCCTGAAGATCCTGCTGGGCGGGCTCGCGACCGAGGCGCTGAGCAGCGCCCGGGTGCTGCCCGGGGTGCTGCCCCGGGCCGGGTTCACGTACCGGCATCCGGATCTGGCGTCCGCGCTGCGGGCCGCGCTGCACGACGACTGA